The proteins below come from a single Phocoena sinus isolate mPhoSin1 chromosome 2, mPhoSin1.pri, whole genome shotgun sequence genomic window:
- the LOC116749523 gene encoding LOW QUALITY PROTEIN: histone H1.0-like (The sequence of the model RefSeq protein was modified relative to this genomic sequence to represent the inferred CDS: inserted 1 base in 1 codon), translating into MTENSTSTPVTKPKCAKASKKSTDHPKYSDMIVAAIQAENCAGSSCQSIQKYIKSHYKVGENANSQIKLSIKHLVTTGVLKQTKXVGASGSFRLPKSDEPKRSVAFKKTKKEVKKVTTPKKDAKPMKAASKAPSKKPKATPVKKAKKKPAATPKKTKKPKTVKAKPVKASKPNKAKPVKPKAKSSAKRAGKK; encoded by the exons ATGACCGAGAACTCCACATCCACCCCTGTGACCAAGCCCAAGTGTGCCAAGGCCTCCAAGAAGTCCACAGACCACCCCAAGTATTCAGACATGATCGTGGCTGCCATCCAGGCAGAGAACTGTGCTGGCTCTTCATGCCAGTCCATCCAGAAGTACATCAAGAGCCACTACAAGGTGGGTGAGAATGCCAACTCCCAGATCAAATTGTCCATCAAGCACTTGGTCACCACTGGGGTCCTCAAGCAGACCA AGGTGGGTGCCTCAGGGTCTTTCCGGCTGCCCAAGAGCGACGAGCCCAAGAGGTCAGTGGCCTTcaagaagacaaagaaggaagTCAAGAAGGTGACCACGCCAAAGAAGGACGCCAAGCCCATGAAGGCTGCCTCCAAAGCCCCAAGCAAGAAGCCCAAAGCTACCCCAGTCAAGAAGGCCAAGAAGAAGCCGGCTGCCACGcccaagaaaaccaaaaaacccaagaCTGTCAAAGCCAAACCAGTCAAGGCATCCAAGCCTAACAAGGCCAAACCAGTGAAGCCCAAAGCCAAGTCCAGTGCCAAGAGGGCCGGCAAGAAGTGA